Proteins encoded together in one Cyanobacterium sp. T60_A2020_053 window:
- a CDS encoding dephospho-CoA kinase codes for MKKFNDSIVIGITGGIATGKTTVTHYLAEKYQFPVIDADILAREAVAINTPIYDLIMMRYGDQISFDNGHLNRQKLGEIIFNNQQEKIWLESLIHPFVYKKITEKISSLPSSIIILSVPLLFEANMADLTSVIWVVYCDLSQQLIRLQTRNNLDRRGALMRINSQMSLSEKVKKGDFILNNNGNKEQLYRQIDQEISTII; via the coding sequence ATGAAAAAATTTAACGACTCTATTGTAATTGGCATAACGGGAGGAATCGCTACTGGAAAAACTACTGTTACCCATTATTTAGCGGAAAAATATCAATTTCCTGTAATTGATGCTGATATTTTAGCTAGAGAGGCGGTGGCAATTAATACCCCCATTTATGATTTAATTATGATGCGTTATGGTGATCAAATTAGTTTTGATAATGGTCATTTAAACCGTCAAAAATTGGGAGAAATCATCTTTAATAATCAGCAAGAAAAAATCTGGTTAGAATCACTAATACATCCTTTTGTTTATAAAAAGATTACAGAAAAAATTAGTAGTTTACCCAGTTCGATCATAATTCTTTCAGTGCCGTTACTTTTTGAAGCTAATATGGCTGATTTAACTTCAGTAATTTGGGTAGTTTATTGTGATTTATCACAGCAGTTAATAAGGTTACAAACTCGCAATAACTTGGATCGGCGAGGGGCGCTAATGCGTATTAATAGTCAAATGTCTTTGTCTGAAAAAGTGAAAAAAGGTGATTTTATTTTAAATAATAATGGTAATAAAGAGCAACTTTATCGACAAATTGATCAAGAAATATCAACAATAATTTAA
- a CDS encoding ABC transporter permease: MTQTIDKYQAILAPVTNNNQIENNFLGDFFQETFALTTRLFIQLKRRPSTLVAGVIQPFMWLILFGALFYNAPQSLFGEGFSYGKFLAPGIIVFTAFSGALNAGLPIMFDREFGFLNRLLVAPLSTRFSIVMASTIYIISLSLIQTIVIITASSFTGAGLPNLTGLLAIILITFLIVLGVTGLSLGLAFALPGHIELLAVIFVINLPLLFASTALAPMNFMANWLQVIASLNPLTYAIEPIRYIYQNDVWNLSSVVVNTPWTDLSFSTVLIILTVIDGLILFTIKPLLSRRFA, encoded by the coding sequence ATGACTCAGACTATCGACAAGTATCAAGCAATTCTAGCGCCCGTCACCAATAATAACCAAATTGAAAATAATTTCTTAGGTGATTTTTTTCAGGAAACATTCGCACTCACAACACGTCTTTTTATTCAGTTGAAACGACGCCCTTCTACCCTCGTAGCAGGAGTAATTCAACCTTTTATGTGGTTAATTTTGTTCGGTGCTTTATTCTATAATGCACCTCAAAGTTTATTTGGTGAAGGGTTTAGTTATGGTAAATTTTTAGCTCCCGGTATCATTGTTTTTACTGCTTTCTCGGGTGCTTTAAATGCTGGTTTACCTATTATGTTTGATCGTGAATTTGGTTTCTTAAATCGTCTTTTAGTTGCCCCTCTTTCTACTCGTTTTTCTATTGTTATGGCTTCGACTATTTATATTATTAGTCTTAGTTTAATTCAAACGATAGTGATTATCACTGCGAGTAGTTTTACGGGCGCTGGATTACCTAATTTAACAGGATTATTGGCAATTATATTAATTACTTTCCTAATTGTTTTAGGAGTAACAGGATTAAGTCTAGGTTTAGCATTTGCTTTACCCGGACATATCGAATTATTAGCTGTTATATTTGTTATTAATTTGCCATTATTATTTGCTAGTACCGCCTTAGCACCGATGAATTTTATGGCAAACTGGTTACAAGTTATTGCTAGTTTAAATCCTCTTACTTATGCCATTGAGCCAATTCGTTATATTTATCAAAATGATGTTTGGAATTTGAGTAGTGTTGTGGTTAATACTCCTTGGACAGATTTAAGTTTTAGTACAGTTTTAATAATTTTAACAGTTATTGATGGATTAATTTTATTTACCATTAAACCTCTGTTAAGTCGCCGTTTTGCTTAA